A part of Gramella sp. MAR_2010_147 genomic DNA contains:
- a CDS encoding histidine kinase, which produces MSLIQRLFKIQIPRWIKPTFYIGTTILILIFNDAFGETDSLIIFSLFFFLLMGVEVIRWLFIQTKSIITLKKEKKEVELLHLKSQVNPHFFFNTLNNLYGLVEQDTVKAQKLILKLSEMMRYSIYEGGNDWVTLDEEITYLENYLELHKMRYHKSIDIRFSIHVTDRSKKVMPLLFIILLENAFKHGVENLRKDAFVHIKLEANDSEINFEVENNFDTEEITEKPGIGLKNLKRRLELVYPRTHRLEIGVTKSIHEAQLTLEI; this is translated from the coding sequence ATGAGCCTTATCCAAAGACTGTTTAAAATTCAAATTCCCCGTTGGATAAAACCTACCTTTTACATTGGTACAACTATTCTAATCTTGATTTTTAATGATGCGTTTGGAGAAACCGACTCATTAATTATTTTTAGCCTGTTTTTCTTTTTACTAATGGGCGTTGAGGTTATTCGCTGGTTGTTTATTCAGACAAAATCTATTATTACACTAAAGAAAGAGAAGAAAGAGGTGGAGCTGCTGCACCTGAAAAGTCAGGTAAACCCACATTTTTTTTTCAATACCTTGAATAATTTATACGGCCTGGTTGAGCAGGATACTGTAAAAGCACAGAAGTTAATATTAAAGCTTTCCGAAATGATGCGCTATAGCATATATGAAGGTGGCAATGATTGGGTGACACTTGATGAAGAAATAACTTATTTGGAAAATTATCTTGAACTTCATAAAATGCGTTACCATAAAAGCATTGATATCCGGTTTAGTATCCATGTGACTGACAGGAGTAAAAAGGTTATGCCATTACTTTTTATAATTTTACTGGAAAATGCTTTCAAACACGGTGTGGAAAATCTGAGAAAGGATGCCTTTGTTCATATTAAATTAGAAGCAAATGATTCTGAAATTAATTTTGAGGTAGAAAATAACTTTGATACAGAAGAAATTACTGAAAAGCCTGGGATAGGACTTAAAAACCTGAAGCGCCGTTTAGAACTGGTTTATCCAAGAACGCATAGATTGGAAATAGGTGTTACAAAAAGCATTCATGAAGCTCAATTAACTCTAGAAATATGA
- a CDS encoding LytTR family DNA-binding domain-containing protein produces the protein MTINYIIVDDEHIAHDIIKKYCDMLPNMNLLKDCYDAIEALDFLNTSAEVDLIFLDLNMPKLKGFQFLRTLPKKPKVIVTTAYQEFALEGYELDIVDYLLKPFSFERLLKAVNKAFPQPPEKSTIQQKKGKIQRMFLRSDKKHIQVAVDDILYFEASGNYTKVVLKEETITIRETIANLIYQLPESDFMQVHRSFIVALNHIRSIEGNQIIIADHKIPVGKFYKENVIRLFND, from the coding sequence ATGACAATTAACTATATCATCGTTGATGATGAGCATATAGCGCATGATATCATTAAGAAGTATTGCGATATGCTTCCCAATATGAATTTATTGAAAGATTGTTATGATGCTATTGAAGCACTCGATTTTTTGAATACATCGGCAGAGGTTGACCTAATTTTCCTGGATCTGAACATGCCCAAGCTGAAAGGATTCCAGTTTTTAAGGACCCTTCCTAAGAAACCGAAAGTTATTGTCACTACTGCTTACCAGGAATTCGCATTAGAAGGTTACGAATTGGATATAGTGGATTATTTACTGAAGCCATTTTCATTTGAAAGACTATTGAAAGCAGTGAATAAAGCATTTCCACAGCCTCCTGAAAAATCGACCATTCAGCAGAAAAAAGGAAAAATTCAGCGTATGTTTTTACGATCCGATAAAAAACATATTCAGGTGGCAGTTGATGATATTTTATATTTCGAAGCTTCCGGAAACTATACTAAAGTAGTTTTAAAAGAAGAGACGATCACGATCAGAGAAACTATCGCTAATTTAATATATCAATTACCTGAAAGCGATTTTATGCAGGTACATCGTTCCTTTATAGTTGCATTAAATCATATCAGAAGTATTGAAGGAAATCAAATAATTATTGCAGATCATAAGATTCCGGTCGGGAAGTTTTACAAGGAAAATGTGATTAGATTATTCAATGATTAA
- a CDS encoding cytochrome c — protein sequence MKKLLFVFGLATAMVACKSDKKEKDAEEESYVIPASEKSSEKSPLTASVERGKIIYNDLCVTCHLPTGKGIAGTYPPVDGSNWLTEKREESIRGVKYGMQGPIEVNGEKYDNIMTPMGLSDKEVADAMNYVMNSWSNNIDEMVTEEEVAAIQEKEE from the coding sequence ATGAAAAAACTGCTATTTGTATTTGGATTGGCAACAGCTATGGTAGCTTGCAAATCTGATAAAAAAGAAAAAGACGCTGAAGAAGAATCTTACGTCATTCCGGCTTCAGAAAAATCAAGTGAAAAATCTCCGCTTACCGCGAGTGTCGAACGTGGAAAAATTATTTATAATGATCTATGTGTAACCTGTCATCTCCCCACCGGAAAAGGAATTGCCGGTACCTACCCTCCAGTTGACGGTTCCAACTGGCTTACTGAAAAAAGAGAAGAGAGTATTAGAGGTGTGAAATACGGCATGCAGGGTCCAATAGAAGTGAATGGTGAAAAATATGATAATATTATGACACCAATGGGTTTAAGTGATAAAGAAGTGGCAGATGCAATGAATTATGTGATGAATTCCTGGAGTAATAACATTGATGAAATGGTTACTGAAGAAGAGGTAGCTGCAATCCAGGAAAAAGAAGAATAA
- a CDS encoding flavodoxin family protein — translation MKDKFSGLKAVYVNCTLKKSPTKSHTRNLIDVSKNIMESEGVLVEVIRLIDHDVPAGVQPDMTEKAYNKDEWPEIYKKIIAADILIIGTPIWLGERSSVASKLIERLYAMSAYQNEKGQYVYYGKAGGCIITGNEDGVKHCSMGILYALQHLGYSIPPQADAGWIGEVGPGPSYGDTKWNGEKKDPPVGYDSEFTNRNTTFMTYNLMHLAKMLKDQGGYPAYGNSREEWDDGTRWNFENPEYR, via the coding sequence ATGAAAGATAAATTCAGTGGTCTTAAAGCTGTATATGTTAATTGTACTCTTAAAAAATCTCCTACCAAAAGTCACACTCGTAATTTAATAGATGTTTCAAAAAACATCATGGAGTCTGAAGGAGTTTTGGTTGAGGTGATTCGATTAATAGACCATGATGTGCCTGCCGGAGTACAGCCAGATATGACAGAGAAAGCTTATAATAAGGATGAATGGCCAGAAATTTATAAAAAAATAATTGCTGCGGATATTCTTATAATTGGTACCCCAATTTGGTTGGGAGAACGATCTTCTGTAGCCTCTAAATTGATTGAACGTCTATATGCCATGAGCGCCTATCAAAATGAAAAAGGTCAATATGTTTATTATGGCAAAGCTGGTGGCTGTATAATTACCGGCAACGAAGATGGAGTAAAACATTGTTCCATGGGTATTTTATATGCGCTACAACATCTTGGATACAGTATTCCACCGCAAGCTGATGCAGGCTGGATAGGTGAAGTAGGGCCCGGCCCAAGTTATGGCGATACTAAATGGAACGGCGAAAAGAAAGATCCACCAGTAGGTTATGATTCAGAATTTACCAATCGCAACACCACTTTTATGACCTATAACTTAATGCATCTGGCAAAAATGTTGAAAGATCAGGGAGGCTATCCTGCCTACGGGAATTCCCGTGAGGAATGGGATGATGGCACGAGATGGAATTTTGAAAACCCTGAATATCGTTAG
- a CDS encoding cupin domain-containing protein, protein MKIANILGQKVSWHNHAGENELFYIIKGSLLIEIENKEAFTMNKGDFYVVKKE, encoded by the coding sequence ATGAAAATTGCTAATATTTTAGGCCAGAAAGTATCTTGGCATAACCACGCAGGTGAAAACGAACTGTTCTACATTATCAAAGGTTCGTTGTTAATAGAGATAGAGAATAAAGAAGCCTTTACCATGAATAAAGGTGATTTTTATGTTGTAAAAAAGGAGTAA
- a CDS encoding PQQ-dependent sugar dehydrogenase gives MKRILFITVIALGLIACGENGKEADTAQVDENAEETAEEQTQEPAEVPDPIDAESSNKYSFEMVVEGLKIPWGFTFLPDGSMLITEKKGEIIHYKDGKKTSVQGVPEVYDRGQGGLLDIVLHPDYESNGWIYFTYASKEGEGNGGNTALMRAKLSENQLTNKETLYKASPNTSKGQHFGSRIAFDKNGYLYFSIGERGERDVNPQDISRDNGKVYRLNDDGSVPSDNPFIGQENAVEAIYSYGHRNPQGMILNPETGEIWVHEHGPKGGDEINVVKKGANYGWPVVTYGENYSGTSITDERSRPNMEDPIFYWLPSIAPSGFAFVTSDKFPELKGNLLVGSLKFQYLELLELNGKKISKRIKLLEDSGRMRDVKQGPDGNIYIAVEGKGIAKLIKNQ, from the coding sequence ATGAAAAGAATTTTATTTATAACGGTCATCGCTCTAGGTCTAATTGCCTGCGGTGAAAATGGAAAAGAGGCAGATACCGCACAGGTAGATGAAAATGCCGAAGAGACAGCAGAAGAACAAACGCAGGAACCTGCTGAAGTGCCAGACCCTATTGACGCCGAAAGTTCAAACAAATATAGTTTTGAAATGGTTGTAGAAGGATTAAAGATTCCATGGGGCTTTACTTTCCTGCCAGATGGTAGCATGCTCATCACAGAAAAAAAGGGTGAAATCATTCATTATAAAGATGGTAAAAAAACCTCTGTTCAGGGAGTACCGGAAGTCTATGATCGTGGTCAGGGCGGACTATTAGACATAGTGCTTCATCCAGATTATGAATCTAACGGATGGATCTATTTTACCTATGCTTCTAAAGAAGGTGAAGGGAATGGCGGAAATACAGCTTTAATGAGAGCAAAATTGAGTGAAAATCAGTTAACCAATAAGGAAACTCTTTATAAGGCATCTCCAAATACGAGCAAAGGTCAGCATTTTGGATCAAGGATCGCTTTTGATAAAAACGGATATTTATATTTTAGTATTGGTGAACGCGGTGAACGTGATGTGAATCCACAGGATATTTCCCGGGATAATGGTAAGGTTTATAGATTGAACGACGATGGCAGTGTGCCATCAGATAATCCGTTCATAGGCCAGGAAAATGCTGTGGAAGCGATTTACTCTTATGGTCACCGTAACCCACAGGGTATGATTCTTAATCCTGAAACAGGAGAGATATGGGTTCACGAGCATGGTCCAAAAGGAGGAGATGAAATTAATGTGGTGAAGAAAGGTGCAAATTACGGTTGGCCGGTAGTAACCTACGGTGAAAATTACAGCGGTACTTCTATAACCGATGAAAGATCCAGACCTAATATGGAAGATCCTATTTTCTACTGGTTACCTTCTATTGCCCCTAGCGGATTTGCCTTTGTTACTTCAGATAAATTTCCTGAATTGAAAGGAAATCTCTTAGTGGGATCACTTAAATTTCAATATCTGGAACTTTTAGAACTTAACGGTAAAAAGATCAGTAAAAGAATTAAATTGCTGGAAGACTCCGGCAGAATGAGAGATGTAAAGCAAGGACCAGACGGAAACATTTATATTGCCGTTGAAGGGAAAGGAATCGCCAAATTAATCAAAAACCAATAA
- a CDS encoding ABC transporter ATP-binding protein — translation MDKLIITDLSKTYDNGVKALVNVSLTIPKGMFGLLGPNGAGKSTFMRTIATLQDPDTGSISLGEIDILQNKNELRKVLGYLPQEFGLYPRLSPVMLLNHLAILKGITNSKERKAIVDSLLQKVNLYDVREQKLGSFSGGMKQRFGIAQALLNKPKLLIVDEPTAGLDPVERNRFYNLLSEIAENTIVILSTHIVDDIKNLCANMAIIDQGQVLLKAKPLEAIETVKGKVWEKYVNKDEIEKYKKHFNVISERFVTGKPVIRVFSENLPGANFHMIEADLEDVYFSQLSKNATTTEAALA, via the coding sequence ATGGATAAATTAATCATCACAGATCTTTCAAAAACATATGATAATGGCGTTAAAGCCCTTGTGAATGTATCCTTGACCATCCCCAAAGGAATGTTTGGGTTACTAGGACCAAACGGTGCAGGAAAATCTACATTCATGCGTACGATAGCCACCCTTCAGGATCCAGATACCGGGAGTATTTCTCTTGGAGAAATAGACATTCTTCAGAATAAAAATGAGCTTAGAAAAGTGTTAGGCTATTTGCCACAGGAGTTTGGTCTATACCCTCGACTGTCACCCGTGATGTTATTAAACCATTTGGCAATTCTTAAAGGTATTACCAATTCAAAAGAACGAAAAGCTATCGTAGATTCTTTACTACAGAAGGTAAATCTTTATGACGTGCGAGAACAAAAACTCGGAAGCTTTTCCGGAGGTATGAAACAAAGATTTGGGATCGCACAGGCGCTTTTAAACAAACCGAAACTTTTAATTGTGGACGAACCAACTGCAGGGTTAGATCCAGTAGAGCGCAACCGATTTTATAATCTCCTTAGCGAAATCGCCGAAAATACCATTGTGATTCTATCCACACACATAGTAGATGATATAAAAAACCTTTGTGCTAATATGGCAATTATAGATCAAGGGCAGGTGCTTTTAAAAGCAAAACCTCTTGAAGCCATAGAAACTGTAAAAGGAAAGGTTTGGGAAAAGTATGTCAATAAGGATGAGATAGAAAAATACAAAAAGCACTTTAATGTCATTTCCGAAAGGTTCGTAACTGGTAAACCTGTAATACGAGTGTTTAGTGAAAATCTTCCCGGTGCTAACTTTCACATGATCGAAGCAGATCTGGAAGACGTGTATTTTTCTCAACTATCCAAAAATGCCACAACTACTGAAGCTGCTCTGGCTTAA
- a CDS encoding M1 family aminopeptidase — protein MWYEIFKFEINYRLNRWDTYLFFIFLFLFSLFGVEFIFQGIDLGLVKKNSPIVIAKTMGAVTGLSMLFVSMIMGVPVLRDFQYNIASLIYVNPISKKDYFLGRYLGSMVVLLFIFSAVLLGMVLSEFMPWVSANENLAFQFANYLQPFLWIAIPILLFGASLFFVSGALTKKLLVVYTQGIFVFVIFLLTKAVTNDQLQALLDPFSLTTLSLSTEKWTAIQRNTNLIPFTGAILYNKLFWGFLSLAILFYGYWKFKLTTFSSGKRKSEIKKDTIHDSIKKVLIEEWPAVHPNYGIKGQLIQFLQSAWFHARFIFKEISFWAIVFCSLIIIIINSVNLGTTHGVDSFPTTYLIIEELQGMSIYFFALILLFYTGELIWKEKEVKIDLIYGATSVSNFIDLGSKFLGLILIYITLILALIVGGIGFQTFSGYYHYELDLYFNGFFLEILPFLILYTFISFFLHIVTGKKFLGILVTLVFFIINIAIGIFGIEHVLVNFGGNALASYSDMNRYGHFLFPFLIVKAYWFFFGILLFLITVILMERGSETSLSQRLKRFNFRIASKNLITATSVFLILFIATGIFIFYNTNILNQFLTRNEKNDFRAAYETNLRQFEYLPQPKITDAKLKVELYPSERSYNAEGYFILKNKNDKPIQQIHIQNHPDNSLRLSEVKFDRNASLNDHFMEFGYHIFELDKPLLKGDSIKMNFKQTLKPNGFEIGGADFNVLHNGTFFENSMLPTLSYNRDYEIDEDDLRAEYNLPKRMNKANRNHFRELKNARTGSDSDGLTLEMIIGTEGNQTAITSGDLISEWKTDDRNYFHYKTNQPIINFYPIVSANYQTLKAKYQPAGNNKPVDLEIYHHKSHKYNLESMMQGMKKSLDYYSVHFSPYQYNQLRIVEFPRYRQFAQSFPSTIPFSEALGFILDIQEENIDMVFYITAHEVAHQWWGLQLEAANVKGRNMILETLSQYSAMMVLKQTYGEDQVEKFLKNQLDDYLEGKRKFKKEEVPLSLVENEDHIYYAKGAINMYALQKAIGEENVNIALRNFLNDWHTFNNPTKLDRYSTTEDLLEYFRQQTPDSMRYLITDLFEKVTPVDLQN, from the coding sequence ATGTGGTACGAAATATTCAAATTTGAAATTAATTACAGGTTAAACCGATGGGATACTTACCTGTTCTTCATATTTCTATTCTTGTTTTCTCTCTTTGGAGTTGAATTTATTTTTCAGGGAATAGATCTGGGTCTGGTTAAAAAAAATTCTCCTATTGTAATAGCAAAAACTATGGGAGCAGTAACTGGATTATCTATGCTCTTTGTTTCCATGATTATGGGTGTGCCGGTTTTACGTGACTTTCAGTATAATATTGCCTCTCTAATCTACGTGAATCCAATTTCAAAAAAAGACTATTTCCTTGGTCGCTACCTGGGTTCGATGGTCGTTTTACTATTTATATTTAGTGCTGTTCTTTTGGGGATGGTTTTAAGTGAGTTCATGCCCTGGGTGAGTGCAAACGAAAATTTAGCGTTCCAGTTTGCCAATTATCTGCAACCATTTCTCTGGATTGCCATACCTATCCTTTTATTTGGAGCTTCTCTGTTCTTTGTTTCGGGAGCCCTGACTAAAAAATTATTAGTGGTTTACACGCAGGGAATATTTGTATTTGTAATATTCCTGCTAACAAAAGCTGTTACTAACGATCAACTTCAGGCTTTACTGGATCCTTTTTCTTTGACTACACTAAGTCTGAGTACAGAAAAATGGACTGCTATTCAAAGAAACACCAATCTTATTCCCTTTACTGGTGCAATACTTTATAACAAATTATTCTGGGGCTTTTTAAGCCTTGCCATTCTTTTTTATGGGTATTGGAAATTCAAGTTAACAACGTTTTCATCTGGAAAGAGAAAGTCTGAAATTAAAAAGGACACCATTCACGATTCTATTAAAAAAGTCTTAATCGAAGAGTGGCCCGCTGTGCATCCAAATTATGGGATAAAAGGCCAGCTCATTCAGTTTTTACAAAGTGCCTGGTTTCATGCCAGGTTCATATTCAAGGAAATATCTTTTTGGGCTATTGTGTTCTGTAGTTTAATTATTATCATAATAAATTCAGTAAATCTTGGAACCACTCATGGTGTCGACAGTTTTCCAACCACTTATCTTATCATTGAAGAGTTACAGGGTATGTCCATTTACTTTTTCGCACTCATTCTTCTGTTTTACACAGGCGAGTTGATCTGGAAAGAAAAAGAAGTCAAAATAGATCTGATATACGGTGCTACTTCAGTAAGCAATTTTATAGATCTCGGCAGTAAATTTCTTGGACTTATATTGATCTATATTACGCTGATTTTAGCATTGATTGTAGGCGGAATAGGTTTCCAAACCTTCAGTGGATATTATCATTATGAATTAGATCTTTATTTTAATGGCTTTTTTCTGGAAATTCTCCCGTTTCTTATACTCTATACATTCATATCTTTTTTCTTACACATAGTTACAGGAAAAAAGTTTTTAGGAATTTTAGTGACACTTGTTTTCTTTATCATAAATATTGCCATTGGTATTTTTGGCATTGAGCATGTTTTAGTCAATTTTGGAGGAAATGCATTAGCGAGCTATTCAGATATGAATAGATATGGACATTTTCTATTTCCATTTCTTATAGTAAAAGCCTACTGGTTTTTCTTCGGAATTTTATTGTTTCTAATAACGGTAATTTTAATGGAAAGAGGTTCAGAAACCAGTTTGAGTCAAAGATTAAAAAGATTTAATTTCAGAATTGCTAGCAAAAATCTCATTACCGCAACAAGTGTTTTCCTTATACTTTTTATAGCAACGGGGATATTTATTTTTTATAATACTAATATTCTGAATCAGTTTCTAACAAGAAACGAGAAAAATGATTTCAGAGCAGCTTATGAAACCAATCTTCGACAGTTTGAATATCTTCCGCAGCCGAAGATTACAGATGCGAAATTAAAAGTTGAATTATATCCTTCAGAAAGATCTTATAACGCAGAAGGTTATTTTATTCTGAAAAATAAAAATGACAAACCCATTCAACAAATTCATATACAAAACCATCCTGATAATTCTTTAAGATTATCTGAAGTTAAATTTGATCGTAATGCAAGTCTGAACGATCACTTTATGGAGTTTGGCTATCACATTTTTGAGTTGGATAAGCCCTTGCTAAAAGGAGATTCAATTAAAATGAACTTCAAGCAAACTTTAAAACCAAATGGTTTTGAAATAGGTGGTGCAGACTTTAATGTCCTGCATAATGGAACTTTTTTCGAAAACTCTATGCTTCCAACATTGAGCTATAATCGAGATTACGAAATAGATGAAGATGACTTAAGAGCTGAATATAACCTCCCAAAAAGAATGAATAAAGCGAATCGAAATCATTTTCGGGAACTTAAGAATGCAAGAACAGGCAGTGATTCAGACGGTCTTACATTAGAAATGATAATCGGAACAGAAGGAAATCAGACCGCTATCACTTCCGGAGATCTAATTTCAGAGTGGAAAACTGATGATCGTAATTATTTCCATTATAAGACGAATCAGCCTATCATCAATTTTTATCCGATTGTTTCAGCAAATTATCAGACTTTAAAAGCAAAATATCAGCCTGCAGGAAATAATAAGCCGGTTGATCTGGAAATTTATCATCACAAATCACACAAGTATAATCTGGAAAGCATGATGCAAGGCATGAAAAAATCTCTGGATTACTACAGTGTTCATTTTAGCCCTTATCAATACAATCAATTACGAATAGTTGAATTTCCTCGATACCGGCAGTTCGCTCAATCATTCCCCAGTACAATCCCGTTTTCCGAGGCACTTGGATTCATTTTGGATATTCAGGAAGAGAATATAGATATGGTTTTTTATATCACAGCACATGAAGTTGCACATCAATGGTGGGGGCTGCAATTGGAAGCTGCAAATGTAAAAGGTCGAAATATGATTTTAGAAACTTTGTCTCAATATTCAGCCATGATGGTTTTAAAACAAACATATGGAGAAGATCAGGTTGAAAAGTTCCTTAAGAATCAACTTGATGATTACCTGGAAGGAAAACGAAAATTTAAAAAAGAGGAAGTACCTCTTTCATTAGTTGAAAATGAAGATCATATCTATTATGCAAAAGGGGCGATAAATATGTATGCATTACAAAAGGCTATTGGTGAAGAAAATGTCAATATCGCTTTAAGGAATTTTCTAAATGACTGGCATACTTTTAACAATCCTACAAAACTTGATCGGTATTCGACAACTGAAGATTTACTTGAATATTTCAGGCAACAAACTCCTGATAGTATGCGATATTTAATTACAGACTTGTTTGAAAAAGTCACTCCCGTAGATTTACAAAATTGA